In Anabrus simplex isolate iqAnaSimp1 chromosome 4, ASM4041472v1, whole genome shotgun sequence, a single genomic region encodes these proteins:
- the LOC136871875 gene encoding agrin: MTLSSSAPYQGGGLQSYALPGGYLPPASTYPNQILQLPSARSVCPDVCPLIFEPVCAASNTHPAHTFSNRCFLQMYNCKNNQNLRIVSLGPCRCSMH; this comes from the exons ATGACGTTATCTTCCTCTGCACCATACCAAGGTGGTGGTTTGCAGTCGTACGCTCTTCCAGGGGGATATCTTCCACCGGCTTCAACCTATCCAAACCAAATCCTTCAGCTTCCATCTGCCCGTAGTGTCTGTCCAGATGTCTGCCCCTTGATCTTCGAACCGGTCTGTGCAGCTAGTAACACTCATCCAGCTCACACATTTTCCAACAGgtgtttcctccagatgtacaattGTAAGAATAACCAAA ATTTGCGGATTGTATCGCTTGGACCATGTAGGTGCTCTATGCATTAG